In one window of Camelina sativa cultivar DH55 chromosome 15, Cs, whole genome shotgun sequence DNA:
- the LOC104747337 gene encoding BTB/POZ domain-containing protein NPY2-like, which produces MKFMKIGSKPDSFKTDGNNARYVENELASDISVNVDGSRFCLHKFPLLSKCACLQKLLSSTDKNNSDEVDISGIPGGPTAFETCAKFCYGMTVTLSAYNVVATRCAAEYLGMHETVEKGNLIYKIDVFLNSSLFRSWKDSIIVLQTTKPFLPLSEDLKLVSLCIDAIASKACVDVSHVEWSYTYNRKKLPEEISGADQIKAREVPHDWWVEDLCELEIDYYKRVVMNIKTKCRLGGEVIGEALKAYAYRRLLGFNKGVMEQGDLLKHKTIIETLVWLLPAEKDCVSCGFMLKLLKAVTTVNSGEPVKEQLVRRIGQQLEEASVAELLIKSHQGSKTLYDVELVQKIVMEFMRRDQNSEIEVQDDDDGFEVQEVRKLPGILSEASKLMVAKLIDSYLTEIAKDPNLPASKFIDLAEVVTSISRPAHDGLYRAIDMFLKEHPGITKGEKKRMCKLMDCRKLSVEACMHAVQNDRLPLRVVVQVLFFEQVRAAASSGSSTPDLPRGMARELRSCGTYGSSRSVPTVMEDEWEAVATEEEMRALKSEIAALKLQEESGRKSMDKAGATAISKMRSLIKSKKIFGKKLQLQSKGGGEKNNGGGGGEGGGSDSSESLGSMNAGEEAAKTATPSRSLTRRVSVS; this is translated from the exons TTTCCTCTTCTTTCAAAGTGTGCATGCCTACAAAAGTTGCTCTCAAGCACGGATAAGAACAATAGCGATGAAGTTGATATCTCTGGTATTCCCGGCGGCCCAACTGCGTTTGAGACATGTGCAAAATTCTGTTATGGTATGACAGTAACGCTAAGTGCGTACAACGTTGTGGCCACCAGATGTGCAGCTGAGTATCTAGGTATGCATGAGACAGTCGAGAAAGGTAATCTCATCTACAAGATTGATGTGTTCCTAAACTCAAGTCTTTTCCGTAGCTGGAAAGACTCCATCATTGTTCTTCAGACCACCAAACCGTTCTTACCGCTATCTGAGGATCTCAAACTGGTTAGCCTTTGCATTGATGCCATAGCCAGTAAAGCCTGTGTTGATGTTTCCCACGTTGAGTGGTCATATACTTATAACAGAAAGAAGCTTCCTGAAGAAATCAGCGGGGCGGATCAAATCAAGGCTAGAGAGGTTCCACATGATTGGTGGGTGGAAGATTTGTGCGAACTAGAGATTGATTATTACAAAAGGGTTGTAATGAACATCAAAACCAAATGCAGACTTGGTGGAGAAGTGATTGGAGAAGCTTTGAAAGCTTATGCTTATAGAAGATTATTGGGTTTTAACAAGGGTGTGATGGAGCAAGGAGATTTGTTGAAGCATAAGACAATCATAGAGACACTTGTTTGGTTGCTTCCAGCTGAGAAAGACTGTGTCTCCTGCGGCTTTATGCTTAAACTTCTGAAAGCAGTGACTACGGTTAACTCTGGAGAGCCGGTTAAGGAACAGCTTGTAAGAAGAATAGGACAGCAACTGGAGGAAGCTTCAGTGGCTGAACTTTTGATAAAGTCGCATCAAGGAAGCAAAACATTGTACGATGTGGAGTTAGTGCAGAAGATAGTTATGGAGTTCATGAGAAGAGATCAAAACAGTGAGATAGAGGTTCAAGATGATGACGATGGGTTCGAAGTTCAGGAAGTAAGAAAATTACCCGGGATATTATCTGAAGCTTCGAAGCTAATGGTAGCAAAACTGATAGATAGCTACCTTACTGAAATTGCAAAAGATCCAAACCTTCCTGCATCTAAATTCATTGATCTCGCTGAGGTTGTTACTAGCATCTCCAGACCCGCACATGATGGTCTCTACCGTGCCATTGACATGTTTCTGAAG GAACATCCAGGAATCACAAagggagaaaagaaaaggatgTGCAAACTGATGGATTGCCGAAAACTATCAGTAGAAGCGTGTATGCATGCTGTGCAAAACGACAGGCTCCCATTACGAGTGGTAGTCCAAGTACTCTTCTTTGAGCAAGTGAGAGCGGCTGCTTCATCTGGAAGCAGCACACCTGACTTGCCCAGAGGGATGGCAAGAGAACTACGCAGCTGCGGGACCTACGGTAGCTCAAGATCAGTGCCAACGGTCATGGAAGACGAATGGGAAGCGGTTGCAACGGAAGAGGAGATGAGAGCGTTGAAGAGCGAGATAGCCGCACTGAAGCTGCAGGAGGAGAGTGGGAGGAAGAGCATGGACAAAGCAGGGGCCACGGCAATAAGCAaaatgagaagcttgataaAGTCCAAGAAGATTTTTGGGAAGAAGCTGCAGTTGCAAAGcaaaggaggaggagagaagaacaatggaggaggaggaggagaaggtggTGGGTCGGATTCGTCGGAAAGTCTTGGATCTATGAACGCTGGCGAAGAAGCTGCAAAAACCGCAACGCCTTCGAGAAGCTTGACTAGGAGggtttctgtttcttga